Proteins from one Terriglobus sp. RCC_193 genomic window:
- a CDS encoding DNA gyrase inhibitor YacG, with protein MATKTLRCPTCRTLITEKGDDFPFCSDRCRRIDLGKWASGDYKITSPILDPDLLEDLEREQQRKYEN; from the coding sequence ATGGCAACCAAAACACTCCGCTGTCCCACCTGTAGAACACTGATCACCGAGAAGGGCGATGACTTCCCCTTCTGCAGTGACCGCTGCCGCCGCATTGACCTGGGCAAGTGGGCCAGCGGAGACTACAAGATCACCTCGCCCATCCTTGACCCCGACCTGCTGGAAGACCTGGAACGCGAACAGCAGCGCAAGTACGAGAACTAA